Proteins encoded by one window of Fischerella sp. PCC 9605:
- the bicA gene encoding bicarbonate transporter BicA — protein sequence MQITNTIHFRNLRGDIFGGVTAAIVSLPLALAFGVASGAGPVAGLYGAVCVGFFAALFGGTPTLISEPTGPMTVVMTGIVTSMTANNPENGLAMAFTVVMLAGIFQILFGIFRLGKYITLMPYSVISGFMSGIGVILIILQIAPFLGQPNPKGGVLGMVQNLPQLFANINPIETILGVLTLAIIFLMPSKLKRIAPPQLVALIVGTVVSLVFFGNAEIRRIGEIPMGLPQLQMPTFTVSQMTVMVIDGAMLGLLGCIDTLLTAVIADSLTRTEHKSDKELIGQGIGNLVSGICGGLPGAGATMGTVVNIQTGATTAVSGLTRALILLVVVLWAANFTEPIPMAVLAAIALKVGIDILDWSFLKRAHNVSLKGALIMYGVMFLTVFVDLIVAVGVGVFIANILTIERLSNLQSEEVKTITDTDDAIVLNEQEKQLLDQANGRVLLFYLSGPMIFGVSKAIAREHSAMKDADVLILDLSDVPLLGVTASLAIENAIKEAVEKGRQVFIVGATGKIKRRLERFGILQLLPPHHLVMDRTEALRQAVTLVNGYVVEANDSANTRYPADFGDTAVVQ from the coding sequence ATGCAAATAACTAATACCATCCATTTCCGAAATCTGCGCGGCGATATATTTGGTGGTGTAACTGCTGCCATTGTTTCCTTACCACTGGCGTTAGCATTCGGTGTCGCCTCTGGTGCTGGCCCGGTGGCTGGTCTTTACGGTGCTGTCTGTGTCGGCTTTTTTGCAGCGCTATTTGGTGGTACGCCGACTCTAATTTCTGAACCAACCGGGCCAATGACTGTGGTTATGACCGGCATTGTCACTTCGATGACGGCAAATAACCCGGAGAACGGCTTAGCAATGGCATTCACCGTCGTCATGCTAGCGGGGATATTTCAAATCCTCTTCGGAATCTTTCGGTTGGGTAAATACATTACCCTCATGCCCTACAGTGTGATTTCAGGCTTTATGTCTGGAATTGGAGTAATTTTGATTATCCTTCAGATTGCTCCTTTTTTAGGACAGCCTAATCCTAAAGGTGGGGTACTCGGTATGGTGCAAAACCTGCCCCAGCTTTTCGCAAATATCAATCCCATCGAAACCATTTTGGGAGTGTTGACGTTGGCAATTATTTTCTTAATGCCATCGAAACTGAAGCGCATCGCTCCCCCACAACTGGTAGCATTGATTGTCGGTACTGTAGTTTCTCTGGTTTTCTTCGGGAATGCAGAGATCAGACGCATTGGCGAAATCCCAATGGGACTGCCACAATTGCAAATGCCCACCTTTACTGTCTCCCAAATGACCGTGATGGTCATTGATGGTGCAATGTTGGGGTTGCTGGGATGTATCGATACTTTGCTAACAGCGGTGATTGCAGACAGCTTAACTCGTACCGAACATAAATCAGACAAAGAATTGATTGGTCAGGGTATTGGCAATTTGGTTTCTGGTATATGCGGTGGATTACCTGGTGCTGGTGCAACGATGGGAACCGTGGTCAACATTCAAACAGGAGCTACAACCGCTGTATCTGGTCTAACTCGTGCTTTAATTCTGTTGGTGGTAGTTTTGTGGGCTGCTAATTTTACAGAGCCTATTCCGATGGCAGTTTTAGCAGCGATCGCTCTCAAGGTCGGTATTGACATTCTCGACTGGAGTTTCCTTAAACGCGCTCACAATGTATCCCTCAAGGGTGCATTAATCATGTACGGCGTGATGTTCCTGACGGTATTTGTTGACTTGATTGTTGCCGTTGGTGTAGGGGTATTCATTGCCAATATTTTGACAATCGAACGTCTTTCTAACTTGCAATCTGAGGAAGTCAAGACTATTACCGATACCGATGATGCAATTGTTTTGAACGAACAAGAAAAGCAACTGCTAGATCAAGCCAATGGTCGGGTGCTGCTATTCTACTTGAGTGGGCCGATGATTTTTGGAGTTTCTAAAGCGATCGCCCGCGAACATTCAGCGATGAAGGATGCTGATGTGCTGATTCTCGATTTAAGCGATGTGCCTTTGTTGGGAGTTACCGCCTCACTGGCAATTGAGAATGCGATCAAAGAAGCCGTTGAGAAAGGCCGTCAAGTATTTATTGTCGGTGCAACTGGCAAAATTAAGCGACGGTTGGAACGCTTCGGAATTTTGCAACTCTTACCCCCTCATCACCTTGTGATGGATCGTACAGAAGCACTTAGACAAGCAGTTACTTTAGTGAACGGTTACGTAGTTGAGGCGAATGATTCTGCAAATACCAGGTATCCAGCCGATTTTGGTGACACTGCTGTAGTCCAGTAG